Within the Catalinimonas niigatensis genome, the region AGAAGGACACAGGCTATCCTGGCGCATGATGCTGAGAAGTAAAAGTGGCTATGTAAATTTCAAAGTATTTGATCCTGAGTCTGGTAAAACAGAATTTGTGGACAAATCAAAATACCTCACGTCTAAACAACAACGTATGATAGCCTCCAGGCCCGATATGTGCTGGCAATTTGTGCAAAAGCTTAAGGAAGAATACGCAGAACAAGGCAAGCCCAATGTTGAAATTTATGCGATTGGAAAAGTTGGGATCAATGGAAGAACGGAGCAAGCGCTATTTGATCCAGAAAGAAATTTAGCCGAGGTAGCATGGCATCCATTTCGCAAGTCAGATTGGCTACTGCCTTTGGATGTGACAGAATAATTTCATTATTACACAAAACTACGCTTTGGATACTAAAGGCAATTGGTCTTCCGACGCGTATCAGCGATTTCCATAATTTTCCATCCATCCTGGCTTTTATATAATTGCATAGCATTGACTCCGCAGTGGCTGAAATTCTTGCCTAAGTAAAATTGATATGGAGTCCAGGCGCTTGCAAGCCTGTCATCAATTTTGATGTCATAAGCAGTAATCTTTTCATCCCAGATTTCATCATGGGGAATGCCGACAGCCTGGATAAACTTTTCTAAAGATACTTCCTGAAGACTGACAATACCATCTTTCTCAATAATAGTAAGCAAACGGGCCTGGGGAGCCATCGCTGCTCTTACCATAGTGGAATCTCCTTGTCTCATACCCTCAAAAAGCTGCTCAATAGTTTTGATTACTTCTTCCTTCTCTGATTGTCCATAGGAAGCCAGACTGAGAAAAAGTGGAAGTGAATAAATAATTATGCGTAATAAATTTTTCTTGTACCTCATAATAATTGTAGTTTCGCCCTGAATTATGAAATACTAATTAATGAAAAGTATCGCAGTATTTTGTGCTTCCAGAACAGGAAATGATTCAGTTTATCAGAAAACAGCTGCCAAAGTAGGTAGTATGCTCGCTGAGAAAGGCATACGGATTATTTATGGAGGCGGAAAAGTGGGTTTAATGGGTGCAGTGGCTGATGCTGCGTTAGCGGCAGGTGGGGAGGTAATAGGGGTAATACCCTATTTTTTGGATGACAAAGAAGTTGCCCACAAAGGCCTGACCGAACTTATCATGGTGGAATCCATGCATGAGCGAAAAATGAAAATGTCTGAACTTTCAGAAGCGGTGCTTACTTTGCCAGGTGGTTTTGGTACTTTGGAAGAGTTGACGGAGATGCTGACCTGGTCTCAACTGGACTTACATCGCAAGCCTATTGGAATCTTAAACACTCATGGTTATTACAATTTGATGGAAAAGCTGTTTGACCAAATGCTGAAAGAAGGATTTTTAGCAAAAGAAACCAGAAAAATCGCTATTTTTGATCATGATCCTGAGCATTTGTTTAATAAAATGTGCAGCTTTGTGCCAGAACACTTATCCCAGTGGGT harbors:
- a CDS encoding nuclear transport factor 2 family protein, with the translated sequence MRYKKNLLRIIIYSLPLFLSLASYGQSEKEEVIKTIEQLFEGMRQGDSTMVRAAMAPQARLLTIIEKDGIVSLQEVSLEKFIQAVGIPHDEIWDEKITAYDIKIDDRLASAWTPYQFYLGKNFSHCGVNAMQLYKSQDGWKIMEIADTRRKTNCL
- a CDS encoding LOG family protein produces the protein MKSIAVFCASRTGNDSVYQKTAAKVGSMLAEKGIRIIYGGGKVGLMGAVADAALAAGGEVIGVIPYFLDDKEVAHKGLTELIMVESMHERKMKMSELSEAVLTLPGGFGTLEELTEMLTWSQLDLHRKPIGILNTHGYYNLMEKLFDQMLKEGFLAKETRKIAIFDHDPEHLFNKMCSFVPEHLSQWVDKDKT